From Calothrix sp. PCC 6303, a single genomic window includes:
- a CDS encoding glycosyltransferase yields MIVKDEESRLAKCLNSAKNLIDEIIIVDTGSEDKTIEIAQSFGARVESYGWNHDFSVARNEALKYATGDWILVLDADEVLSPKIIPHIQEVMKMDDYILINLLRQEIGAHQSPYSLVSRLFRRHPEISFTRPYHAIVDDSISEILHKEPYWQIGHLTEVGILHDGYQKDIINQQDKFAKAQVAMENFIANNHHDPYVCSKLGALYIESGRVNDGIQLLLRGIASKQANSDLMYELHYHLGIGYTHAQNIKQALIHYQAATKLVVFPMLKLGAYNNLGSLFKEAGDLKNAKMAYSMTIRIDPNFAAGHYNLGLVLKAMGLFVDAIASYQKAIQLNPNYADAYQNLGVAWLKIGNVKAALPAFNKAISLHETHNPNEAVRLRQGLQEMGFLK; encoded by the coding sequence ATGATTGTTAAGGATGAAGAAAGTCGGCTGGCTAAATGTCTTAACAGTGCGAAAAATCTGATTGATGAAATTATCATAGTGGATACGGGTTCTGAAGATAAAACTATCGAAATTGCTCAAAGTTTTGGGGCAAGAGTAGAAAGTTATGGATGGAATCATGATTTTAGTGTGGCAAGGAATGAAGCGCTGAAATATGCGACAGGTGACTGGATTTTAGTTTTGGATGCAGATGAAGTTTTATCACCAAAAATCATCCCACATATTCAAGAAGTGATGAAGATGGATGATTACATATTAATTAATTTACTGCGTCAAGAAATTGGCGCTCATCAATCACCATATTCATTAGTTTCTAGGCTGTTTCGGAGACATCCGGAAATTAGTTTTACACGTCCATATCATGCGATTGTAGATGATAGTATTAGTGAGATTTTACACAAAGAACCTTATTGGCAAATTGGTCATTTAACAGAGGTGGGTATTTTACATGATGGATACCAAAAGGACATAATTAATCAACAAGATAAATTTGCTAAGGCTCAAGTAGCAATGGAGAATTTTATCGCCAATAATCATCATGATCCTTATGTTTGTAGTAAGTTGGGAGCATTATATATTGAGTCGGGTAGAGTGAATGATGGAATTCAATTACTGTTGCGAGGAATTGCATCAAAACAGGCAAATTCTGATTTAATGTATGAGTTACATTATCATTTGGGAATTGGCTATACTCATGCTCAAAATATTAAGCAAGCTTTGATTCATTATCAAGCGGCAACTAAACTAGTTGTTTTCCCGATGCTGAAATTGGGAGCGTATAATAACCTAGGTAGCTTATTTAAAGAAGCTGGTGATCTGAAAAATGCGAAAATGGCGTACAGTATGACAATTCGTATTGATCCTAATTTTGCTGCTGGTCATTATAATTTAGGATTAGTACTCAAAGCCATGGGTTTGTTTGTGGATGCGATCGCATCTTACCAGAAAGCCATACAATTGAACCCTAACTACGCCGATGCATACCAAAATCTCGGTGTAGCTTGGTTAAAAATTGGCAATGTGAAGGCAGCTTTACCAGCATTTAATAAAGCTATCTCTCTTCACGAAACCCATAACCCTAACGAAGCTGTCAGGTTACGTCAGGGTTTGCAGGAAATGGGATTTTTGAAATAG
- a CDS encoding sodium-dependent bicarbonate transport family permease has product MNSSLILSNILNPPVLFFFLGMLAIFVKSDLEIPAPLPKLFSLYLLLAIGFKGGYELGESGISQEVLITLFAAVVMACGIPIYSFFILKIKLDTYNAAAIAATYGSTSAVTFITAQSFLKVLNINTNGYMVAALALMESPAIIMGILLIKIFNRNKTEETENQTGFWQEVLKEAFLNGSVFLLIGSVIIGILTGEKGWEKLQPFTQGIFYGVLSFFLLDMGMVAARRIKDLGNTGSFLIIFSILMPVANAIVGIIIAKVIGIPQGNALLFAVLCASASYIAVPAAMRITVPEANPSLYVSMALALTFPFNIIVGIPLYMNIVKAIGIGM; this is encoded by the coding sequence GTGAATTCCAGCCTTATCCTATCCAACATTCTTAATCCACCAGTGTTGTTTTTCTTTCTGGGGATGTTAGCTATATTTGTCAAATCAGACTTAGAAATCCCGGCACCATTACCAAAATTATTCTCCCTCTATTTACTTTTAGCAATTGGATTTAAAGGTGGTTATGAATTAGGTGAGAGTGGCATTAGTCAGGAGGTATTAATAACACTATTCGCCGCTGTAGTTATGGCTTGTGGAATCCCTATTTATTCATTCTTTATTCTCAAAATTAAGCTTGATACCTATAATGCAGCCGCAATTGCTGCAACCTATGGTTCTACTAGTGCCGTGACTTTTATTACTGCTCAATCATTTTTAAAGGTTTTAAATATCAACACTAATGGCTATATGGTAGCAGCATTAGCCTTGATGGAATCCCCTGCGATTATTATGGGAATTTTATTAATTAAAATATTTAACCGCAATAAAACTGAAGAAACAGAAAATCAAACTGGATTTTGGCAAGAAGTATTAAAGGAAGCATTTTTGAATGGTTCAGTTTTTTTATTAATTGGTAGTGTGATTATTGGAATTTTAACCGGTGAAAAAGGTTGGGAAAAATTACAACCCTTTACTCAAGGTATTTTTTACGGAGTCTTATCCTTTTTCTTATTAGATATGGGGATGGTTGCAGCACGTCGCATCAAAGATTTGGGTAATACAGGTTCCTTTCTAATTATATTCTCCATACTTATGCCTGTTGCTAATGCAATTGTCGGGATAATTATCGCTAAAGTTATTGGTATTCCCCAGGGAAATGCTCTATTATTCGCTGTTTTGTGCGCTAGTGCTTCCTATATAGCAGTTCCTGCTGCAATGAGGATTACAGTTCCGGAAGCAAACCCCAGTTTGTATGTATCAATGGCTTTAGCATTAACTTTTCCCTTTAATATCATTGTGGGAATTCCTTTGTATATGAATATTGTCAAAGCTATAGGAATTGGTATGTAG
- a CDS encoding envelope membrane protein (involved in light-induced Na+-dependent proton extrusion), with amino-acid sequence MSIFKSSAKNQKPQPFSEKIANLWSSSYLRFLKTPERALTDAYEAAKNIEKIEIAHFNNQKISANIEKYSPNIMSYWITCRNRSLLTIRIRLAEFNASRYLSKVGDAEVLGKLKFIDEITSKYNIDDENNNISNPLKSEYKNQKKSGNNSSESTFSKTGVIPKSLGRTINRVREDFSQDAEVKFVNKYRVSQNRTRIAIKFLLVVVIVPLLTQQLSKQLLLNFVIKESRGGDYIRVFLNQEMEETALKELSIFEKDLQFKNLLKVSPKLSSVEIETKVKEKAGEIYQNFLLQSNSAISNVFADVMSLVAFAVVIATNRRAIQFVKDFMDEIVYTLSDSAKAFLIILFTDIFVGFHSPHGWEVLLDSFAKHLGLPANQSVIFFFIATFPVILNTIFKYWIFRYLSRLSPSALATLKEMDE; translated from the coding sequence ATGTCAATTTTTAAATCTTCTGCCAAAAACCAGAAACCTCAACCATTTTCCGAAAAAATAGCCAATTTGTGGAGTAGTAGCTACCTGCGATTTCTGAAAACTCCTGAACGCGCTTTAACAGATGCTTATGAAGCCGCAAAAAATATTGAAAAGATAGAAATTGCTCATTTCAATAATCAAAAAATATCTGCCAATATAGAAAAGTACTCTCCAAATATTATGTCTTATTGGATTACCTGCCGCAATCGTAGTCTGCTAACTATCAGAATTAGACTTGCAGAGTTTAATGCTAGTCGTTATTTATCTAAGGTTGGTGATGCCGAAGTCTTAGGAAAATTAAAATTTATTGATGAAATCACTAGTAAGTACAACATTGATGACGAAAATAATAATATATCAAACCCCTTAAAATCAGAGTATAAAAACCAAAAAAAATCTGGGAATAATTCATCAGAATCGACATTTAGCAAAACAGGAGTTATCCCTAAATCATTGGGCAGAACTATTAATAGAGTTAGGGAAGATTTTTCTCAAGATGCAGAGGTAAAATTTGTTAATAAATATCGTGTTTCTCAAAATAGGACTAGAATAGCAATTAAGTTCTTACTAGTTGTTGTAATTGTTCCTTTGTTAACACAGCAATTATCAAAACAATTATTACTTAATTTCGTTATTAAAGAATCTAGAGGTGGAGACTATATTCGAGTTTTTCTCAACCAGGAAATGGAAGAAACCGCGTTGAAAGAACTAAGTATTTTTGAGAAAGATTTGCAGTTTAAAAACTTACTTAAAGTATCGCCAAAACTTTCATCAGTAGAAATTGAAACCAAAGTTAAAGAAAAAGCTGGTGAAATTTATCAAAATTTTTTACTTCAAAGTAATAGTGCAATTAGTAACGTTTTTGCTGATGTAATGTCATTAGTAGCATTTGCCGTGGTAATTGCAACTAACCGCAGGGCAATACAATTTGTCAAGGACTTTATGGATGAAATTGTCTATACATTAAGTGATAGCGCCAAAGCATTTTTAATTATCCTATTCACAGATATTTTTGTTGGTTTCCATTCACCTCATGGATGGGAAGTATTATTAGATAGTTTTGCCAAGCATTTGGGTTTACCTGCAAATCAAAGCGTGATTTTCTTCTTTATTGCCACATTTCCAGTGATTTTAAATACTATTTTCAAATATTGGATATTTCGTTATCTAAGTCGTTTGTCTCCTTCAGCTTTGGCAACACTCAAAGAAATGGATGAATAG
- a CDS encoding VOC family protein, with protein sequence MALNYSDAFVVFASVKIAKLTSFYTEILGQAPKKYIPNIYTEFQLPGVKLGIFKPKSDHELEFSNSNHSKMSLCLEVENLENAIAYLEKLDCTIAQPITIASHGREIYAFDPDGNRIILHEQIISNN encoded by the coding sequence GTGGCGTTAAATTATAGTGATGCATTTGTTGTATTTGCATCTGTGAAGATTGCAAAATTAACCAGCTTCTACACAGAGATTTTGGGACAAGCACCGAAAAAATATATTCCCAATATTTACACAGAGTTTCAGCTTCCTGGTGTGAAGTTGGGAATTTTTAAACCTAAATCTGACCATGAACTTGAATTCTCCAACTCAAATCACAGTAAGATGAGTTTGTGCTTAGAAGTGGAAAATTTAGAGAATGCGATCGCATACCTGGAAAAATTGGACTGTACCATAGCCCAACCAATCACCATTGCTTCCCACGGTAGGGAAATTTATGCTTTTGATCCTGATGGAAACCGAATCATCTTACACGAACAGATAATCTCAAATAACTAA
- the ylqF gene encoding ribosome biogenesis GTPase YlqF has protein sequence MGFTRNYKLNTIQWYPGHIAKAERKLKEQLKLVDVVLEVRDARIPLATQHPQLNEWIGTKKRVLVINKVDMVTPAIRNVWIDWFKSQGETPYFTNSQQGNGIDALGKAAQAAGVELNQRRHNRGMLSRPVRAVVIGFPNVGKSALINRLLKKRVVESANRPGVTRSLRWVRISDQIELLDAPGVIPLKLEDQEAALKLAICDDIGDASYDNQLVASAFIDTLTYFEAVATELLPPNPLQTRYEFETTDYTGDVYLHALAEFRYNGDVERAARQILTDFRKGLLGKIPLELPPN, from the coding sequence ATGGGCTTTACACGTAACTATAAATTAAACACCATCCAATGGTACCCCGGTCATATCGCCAAAGCTGAAAGGAAACTCAAAGAACAGTTAAAGCTTGTAGATGTGGTTTTGGAAGTACGAGATGCAAGAATTCCCCTAGCTACACAACACCCCCAACTCAACGAGTGGATTGGAACTAAAAAACGAGTTTTAGTCATTAACAAAGTAGATATGGTGACACCAGCAATTCGTAATGTATGGATAGATTGGTTCAAAAGTCAAGGAGAAACACCATATTTTACCAATTCTCAACAAGGGAATGGAATAGACGCTCTCGGTAAAGCTGCCCAAGCTGCTGGTGTAGAACTTAACCAACGTCGTCACAACCGAGGAATGTTATCTCGTCCCGTGCGTGCGGTGGTAATTGGCTTTCCCAACGTTGGCAAATCAGCCTTAATCAATCGCTTATTAAAAAAACGAGTAGTTGAAAGTGCAAACCGTCCTGGAGTTACGCGATCGCTTCGTTGGGTGAGAATCTCTGATCAAATTGAACTACTAGATGCTCCCGGAGTCATCCCCCTAAAGTTAGAAGATCAAGAAGCTGCCTTAAAACTAGCTATTTGCGACGATATTGGGGATGCTTCCTACGACAATCAACTAGTTGCCTCTGCATTTATTGATACACTAACTTACTTTGAAGCTGTAGCCACAGAATTACTACCTCCAAACCCTCTACAAACACGTTATGAATTTGAAACCACCGACTACACAGGAGACGTATATTTACACGCTTTAGCAGAATTCCGCTACAACGGAGATGTTGAACGTGCAGCAAGACAAATTCTCACCGATTTCCGCAAAGGATTATTAGGAAAAATCCCCCTAGAATTACCACCAAATTAA